Below is a genomic region from Nitratidesulfovibrio sp..
CCATCACGGCAGCCGCAAATCCAACCCAACGTTTCATCTGGAGCATGGTCAGACCTCCTTGAAGCAGGTTACGGTAGACTGTCTGGGCGTATGTTCTTGCCATTGAGTGTCCCCTTGCGGGGTTACCACCATCTGATGAGATCCGTGACGTGCTCGCGGATGCGCACGAATTCCGGGTCCATGAAGTCGCGCGGGCGGGGCAGGTCCACCTTCACCTCCGCCTTGATGCGGGTAGGCTTGTTGGACAGCACCAGAATGCGCTCGGAAACGTAGACCGCTTCCTCGATGTTGTGGGTGATGAACAGCACCGTGCTTTGCAGCTTGCGCCACAGGCTGACCAGTTCGTCTTCCAGGTAGAACCGCAGCTTCACGTCCAGCTGGCCATACGGCTCGTCCATCAGCAGCAGGTCGGGGTCCACGGCGAACGCGCGCGAAACCGCGATGCGCTGCTGCATGCTGGCGGATATCTGGTTGGGGTACAGGCTCGCGCACTGGGTCAGCCCCACCATGTCCAGGATGTGGTCGAGCCGCTCGTCGATCTCCTTCCGGGGGCGCCCCTTGACCTCCATGCCGTAGGCCACGTTTTCGCGCACGGTGCGCCAGGGCAGGCAGGTGGGTTCCTGGAAGACGTAGGAGATGTTGTGGCGCTTGGGATTGGCGGGGGTGCCGTCGATGAGTATCTGCCCGCTCGATGCAGGCAGCAGGCAGGACAGGGTGTTGAGGAAGGTGGTCTTGCCGCAGCCCGTGGGGCCGACGATGGCCACGAACTCGCCCTCGGCCACCGAGAAGGATATGTCGTCGAGAACCAGCAGTTCACCGAACCGCTTGGTGAGATTGCATACTTCGATCTTGGTTCGTGGTCTGGCGGCGTCTTGCACGGGTACGCTCCATCGGCGGGGTGGCCGCCTCCTGCTGCCCGGCCCCGGGGAAGAAGGGGGGGGCGGGCGCGCAGGAAACGGGCTGCCGCGTTGACAGGGGCGGCGGA
It encodes:
- a CDS encoding ABC transporter ATP-binding protein; this translates as MQDAARPRTKIEVCNLTKRFGELLVLDDISFSVAEGEFVAIVGPTGCGKTTFLNTLSCLLPASSGQILIDGTPANPKRHNISYVFQEPTCLPWRTVRENVAYGMEVKGRPRKEIDERLDHILDMVGLTQCASLYPNQISASMQQRIAVSRAFAVDPDLLLMDEPYGQLDVKLRFYLEDELVSLWRKLQSTVLFITHNIEEAVYVSERILVLSNKPTRIKAEVKVDLPRPRDFMDPEFVRIREHVTDLIRWW